CATGTCGCGTTCGTTGGTCTGCGTGGATCGTACCCACACCGTGCCGAATCGGGCGAAGCGTTCCAGAAGCTGAGCTTCCGTGGCCTGCTCCAGATCCTCCCAATGCCCGACGAGCAGCTGCTCCTGCCGGGGGATGCAGAGGCGGATCTGCACGGGCAGCACGGCGATCTGAGCGGGGACATCCCGGGATACGATGTCTCCGGAGGCATCCCGGGAGACGATCTCCCGGTCCATCGAGACCAGGCCCGCGGGGACGAGCGAGGCGATCTCGAAGGAGTTCAGGGCTTCGGCCTTGATGTACTTGTCCGACACCCCGCCGAAGCCGTATCCTCCCCTCGGCATGGCGGGGGGTTTGCCCATCAGCAGGGTGAGTTCGCGCTCGGTGTTCGTCTCGTTTTTGACGACATCCGCGAAGGTCATGTCGAAGGCCGTCGCCCTCCAGCGGTATCGGTTCCCCGTAAAGGACGAATAGACCCGGCCCAGCCGCGTCATGCCGCCGATCCGGCGGTAGAAGAGGCGCAGGTCGTACTTCTTCCCCTCGTTGGAGAACGGATAGAGGCGGAAGGACTCGCTGGAACCGTAGGTCGTGTCGATCCTGTTCTCGTAGACGGTGACCAGCCCCGGAGCGACCTGGCTCTGCTCGTCCAGCAGGAAATATGCGGGAAGGCTGCCGTAGATGTCGGGCGTGAGATCGTAACGCCAGTGAAGGGGCTTCAGGTCCCTGGGGCTCCGCCCGCCGATCAGGTCGTCCGAGGCGGGGACGTCCAGGGTGTCGTACCTCTGGACGCGGTAGCGGGTGCCGGTACGGTTCGTGATGCGGGAGAGCAGCGTGTAGGTGGGCATCCGTCCCCCGTAGGGGGTCATGATGAAGAGGGTCCCGAGATTGCGCGTCATATTGTCGGACACGCCCCAACGGAACTTCGTGCGGGTGATCACATCTCCGATCACGTCGCCGCTGACGTAGCCCCCGCTGATGTCCCCGCTGGTCTCCCGGATGGTCATGTCGAAGTAGAGCTCGTTGCCGGGATCGGAGGCGGGGCCGTCGTGGACGTTGGCGACGACCAGAGGGATCTTGATCGACTCTCGGTAGCCCGTATAGCCCAGGTCGAGGCTCACGGACTGGCGGAAGGTCGCGTGCCCCGTGACGCTGCCGTAGTTGTCCGTCTCGGCGGCAAGGAAACGAAACGTCTGTTCCATGGAGTCCCGGGGCGCGACGCGCTGAGGGCTCTTGGGCGTCGCCTGCACGTTGTAGTTCGGGAGGTCGTTGATCAGGATATCCTCCATGACGTCGCGCGAGACGACGTCGTTGGATTCGGGGGTGGGCCACGGGAAATGGTGCCCCCGGTCGTTGGCGAGACGGATCTTCAGGTCTCCGCGGCCCTCCGGGATTACCAGAAAGAGGGATTCGAGGGGATCCATGTAGGGATCGTAGAGGGACGACACAGGATAGGGCTGCGGTTCGTCGATGTAGACGTGGTTGTACTCGTACAGGAGGTCCGCCGAGGTCACGATCGGAACCTCAGGCGCCTCTCCGCCCCGGGTGCGCAGGTAACGGATGTGGGTGGCGTCGTCGCGATTGTAGTAACTCCAGAACCAATTTTCGATGCTCGTGGCGAACCACTGGGCCCCCGCGATCGTGTGCCCGTCCCTGGAGCCGCTGACATCCCGGAGCTGGTAGTGGTAGTTCGACGGATAGGGGTGCATGGGGTCGTCGACGACCGCCCCGTGCGCCACGGCCCCCCACAGGGCCGGCAAGGCGAAGGACAGGACAAACAATCCGGACAGCAGGCGCGTTGTTTTTCTCATGAGCGGGATAAACCTCCAGACTTGGACTTCCAGACTTGGATTTTCAGGCTCGACGCCTTTGAACTTTCTTCCCAAACACCGGACGCGTGGGGAAATGCCCCTCTTTGCAAAAGCTCTCGTACCCCTCGATAACCCAAAATTACAAAAGAGACTCCTTTACTATTATACGTCATTATGGCTGTCCCGGCCTATCGCCGAAGTCGTAAAGTCCTTCTACCGACCCTGCCCGTTCGCAATTCGGGCTCGACGCTCTCCATGCCCTCCATAGGGTTCCGGGCCCTTCCTTCGCAGCGGACAGCTGAAAAATCCGTAGTTTCACTCTCTGACTTGTATTGACATTTAAAGCATCCCTTGCTAATCTTGAGCGCGTGTTAGGGATGTTGTCACTCGCCTTTCAGGAGTGCTAATTGATAGTGGGTTCTAATCGATAATGGTGGTTGTGCGGAGGTGAGGAGCGGTGACGGAGCGGCAGCTGGGAATCATCCTCGCGGTGGTCTATGAGTACATCAAGACGGGGGAGCCTGCGGGGTCCCGGACCATCACGAAGAAGTACATCCGCGGGCTGAGCCCCGCCACGGTACGTAACGAGATGGCGGATCTCGAGGAAATGGGGTATTTTTACCAGCCTCATACGTCCTCCGGCCGGCTGCCGACGGCCAAGGCCTATCGGGTCTATGTGGATTCCGTCACGGCGCGGGCCCGGAGCCGCCCCAGCGAGGCCGAGACCTGGCATCGAGAACTGGCTGGGCGCCGCAGCGGGGTGGAGGGGCTCCTGACCTACGTCACGCACCTTCTGGCCCGCCTCACCAAGTGCGTCGCGGTCGCGGCGGTCCCGGGGCTCGACGACGCGGAGATCTGGCATATCGACCTCGTGCCGCTGGGCGGGCCCCACATTCTGGCCCTGATCGTCCTGAAGGGCGGGCTGGTGCACCATTCGCAGTTCGACCTCCCCAGCGAGGTCGAGCCTGGACTCCTCGAGGAGCTGAGCCGGCGCATCAACACCGTCGCGTCGGGCCGGTCCTGGAGCGACGTGCGAGACGTGCTGTTCCAGTACGTGCAGGGCGGCCTCGAGGACGCCGAGACGGCCTGCCGGTCGGCCATCAGGGAGCTCGACGAGTTTCTGACCGTGCAGAACTATCGTTTTTTCAGCAGCGGGGCCAAGCACATCCTGAATTTGCCGCACTTCCAGACCCTGTCGCGGCTTCAGGCGGTCCTCTCCCTGCTGGAGCAGGAGAAGCCCCTGGCCGACATGATCGAGAAGTGTCGGAAGAGTGAGGCGTTGAACGTCTCGATCGGAGAGGAGAACGAGACGGAGGGCATGCAGGAGAGTTCCATGATCCTCATCCCCGCCCGACTTCGGCAGCAAAAGGCGGTTTTGGGCCTGATCGGCCCCCTGCGGATGGATTACGAACGCTCCATCTCCGTTCTGGAGTCCCTGGCGAGCGCTCTGGACGAGGAAGCGGAGGAATAGGCGGGTTCGATTACGGGCCCGGCGGGGAGGGGGGACGGTGGAACCACCCCTCGCATAGCCGAAGGCCCTGTTTGGGAGATGATGACGTGATGGACGACCGTATTCGGGAGGAGCTTGAACCCGGCAGCGGTGAAGGGGATTTTGAGGTGTATCCGGAGGCGGGGGAGCGTGTGAAGGAGTACGTCCTGGAGGATGGGGTCCTGAGGGAGGATGGGGAGGCCGCCCCGAAGACGGTTCCTCCTCCCTCCGAGGAGGGAGCGCTGGAGGAGCGCGTCGCAGAGCTCGAGGGAGAGCTGGCGGCGGCGCGGGCGGACTTCTACAATTATCGCCAGCGCATGGCGAAGGAGCGGCAG
The window above is part of the uncultured Fretibacterium sp. genome. Proteins encoded here:
- the hrcA gene encoding heat-inducible transcriptional repressor HrcA, coding for MTERQLGIILAVVYEYIKTGEPAGSRTITKKYIRGLSPATVRNEMADLEEMGYFYQPHTSSGRLPTAKAYRVYVDSVTARARSRPSEAETWHRELAGRRSGVEGLLTYVTHLLARLTKCVAVAAVPGLDDAEIWHIDLVPLGGPHILALIVLKGGLVHHSQFDLPSEVEPGLLEELSRRINTVASGRSWSDVRDVLFQYVQGGLEDAETACRSAIRELDEFLTVQNYRFFSSGAKHILNLPHFQTLSRLQAVLSLLEQEKPLADMIEKCRKSEALNVSIGEENETEGMQESSMILIPARLRQQKAVLGLIGPLRMDYERSISVLESLASALDEEAEE